A stretch of Aureispira sp. CCB-E DNA encodes these proteins:
- a CDS encoding SDR family oxidoreductase, with protein MTQIKNRCVLITGGASGIGKLIARRCLEQRAYKVILWDINEVNLLKTQSQFANLGYDVDIEVVDVSNLEDIERAAKVAKDNYTTIDILFNNAGIVVGKPFAEHSHRDIAKTISINTAALMHIAKEFLPDMIDQCEGHIINIASASGLIANPNMSVYAASKWAVIGWSESVRLEMERGETGVNITTVMPSYISTGMFDGAKSPFMTPILTPEYIVDKIMEAVKNNEIILQEPFMVKSVPILKGILPQRVFDFVAGKIFGVHNTMDNFKGRPQDQAVPEKDKLSAK; from the coding sequence ATGACACAAATAAAAAATCGTTGCGTGCTGATTACTGGCGGCGCATCAGGAATAGGCAAACTAATTGCCAGACGCTGTTTGGAGCAGCGAGCTTACAAAGTAATTCTTTGGGATATCAATGAAGTGAATCTACTCAAAACCCAATCTCAATTTGCTAACTTGGGTTACGATGTGGATATAGAAGTTGTTGATGTTTCTAATCTTGAGGATATTGAGCGAGCGGCAAAAGTGGCTAAAGACAATTACACCACAATTGATATTTTATTTAACAATGCTGGAATCGTTGTCGGCAAACCGTTTGCAGAGCATAGTCACCGAGATATTGCTAAAACAATTAGTATTAATACTGCTGCATTGATGCATATTGCCAAAGAATTCTTGCCTGATATGATCGACCAATGTGAAGGCCATATTATCAATATTGCTTCTGCATCAGGACTGATTGCTAATCCCAACATGTCGGTATATGCCGCTAGTAAATGGGCCGTCATTGGCTGGTCTGAATCAGTTCGTTTAGAAATGGAGCGTGGAGAAACTGGAGTTAACATTACAACCGTTATGCCTAGCTATATTAGCACAGGAATGTTTGATGGGGCAAAATCTCCATTTATGACACCAATCTTAACGCCTGAATACATTGTTGACAAAATAATGGAAGCAGTCAAAAATAATGAGATCATCCTTCAAGAACCTTTTATGGTGAAATCCGTTCCAATCCTAAAAGGGATTCTACCACAACGTGTTTTTGACTTTGTTGCGGGTAAAATCTTTGGAGTACACAATACAATGGACAATTTCAAAGGTCGTCCACAAGATCAAGCGGTTCCTGAAAAAGATAAATTGTCTGCCAAATAA
- a CDS encoding aldose 1-epimerase: MFNLSFIEHPNTRFNHYVISNNTGTKAVIYPELGASLQQLYVNTKPVINNIIGTTNEPQLLNSSCSAVLFPFANRINRGQYEYQGEQYQLECNETARGHAMHGLIYQQCFDFLDAEVNEEGANISFVYHQDHRAVGFPFPFKTVLTYRLTGDSLRLEVDVENTGTRSFPFSLGWHPYFYSRDLDRSTIHMNSQQQIQTDETMIPIGINTASFPNPLLLEQEQFDTGFILEAPEIHYKTPDYQIRIYIEQDMTQPYVQLYTPAHRQSIAIEPMTAATDCYNNNWGTRELLPQETYRATWQIEANTTAL; the protein is encoded by the coding sequence ATGTTTAACTTATCGTTTATAGAACATCCTAATACTCGTTTTAATCACTATGTCATTTCTAATAATACTGGAACAAAGGCAGTTATTTACCCAGAACTAGGTGCTTCTTTGCAGCAGTTATATGTGAATACTAAACCTGTCATTAACAATATTATAGGAACCACAAACGAACCTCAATTATTGAACAGCTCCTGTTCTGCTGTCTTATTTCCATTTGCGAATCGAATCAATAGAGGGCAATACGAATACCAAGGAGAACAGTACCAATTAGAGTGCAATGAAACGGCGAGAGGGCATGCCATGCATGGGCTAATTTATCAGCAGTGTTTTGATTTTTTAGATGCAGAAGTAAATGAAGAAGGCGCCAATATTAGTTTTGTATACCATCAAGACCATCGTGCTGTTGGATTTCCCTTTCCCTTCAAAACTGTATTGACCTATCGGCTGACAGGAGATAGTTTGAGGCTAGAAGTAGATGTAGAGAATACAGGAACAAGAAGTTTTCCCTTTAGTTTGGGATGGCATCCTTACTTTTATAGTCGAGATCTGGATAGAAGTACCATACACATGAATAGTCAACAACAAATTCAGACAGATGAGACCATGATCCCTATAGGAATAAATACAGCTAGCTTTCCCAACCCTCTTTTGTTGGAGCAAGAACAATTTGATACAGGATTTATATTAGAAGCACCAGAAATACACTATAAAACGCCCGATTATCAAATTAGAATTTATATAGAGCAAGATATGACACAACCTTATGTACAGTTATACACACCTGCACATCGTCAAAGCATAGCTATAGAACCGATGACAGCAGCAACAGATTGTTATAATAATAACTGGGGAACCAGAGAGTTGTTGCCTCAAGAAACGTATAGAGCTACTTGGCAAATTGAAGCAAATACAACAGCATTATGA
- a CDS encoding aminotransferase class III-fold pyridoxal phosphate-dependent enzyme — protein MKGKYTLLEVPIEDARQVALEFYGIEGNLTRLEGELDFNFKITTANKEKYILKISRPNPDVNQLHFQQELLKYVANNKEVAAPRLVLNVDGDGISVLSDEQGQLRMARLLTWTEGRLWSSVNPQTDALRYQLGQKAGALTKALEGFEHPQAHRILEWDNAQVDWVYDYLDLFEGHQRALMEHFHQLIKVRLPALQTLRKGVIHNDINDNNIVVTNEVKNPSVVALIDYGDAIYTPIINDLGVAGMYLPTGQPDALAAILPFVKGYHEAYPLQAKELALLYSSVAMRLVISLTKAKINQQKEPDNPYHQISVKAGWKVLEQWYQLNESFATYSFRSVCGLTAHPNEFDFLAWAKKSTWKLTTLFPSVSTAKVGRVDLGLESTLIGQKDDFDNVAWMNYRLSELAQEQSSTILAGGYLESRFLYTTNAYREEGNNGYEYRSIHLGTDFWLPANTPVHCIASGEVVSVYNNGNEKDYGPTIIIKHFYGGQKCFYTLYGHLSKKSLTQVKVGQQLAQGTLIGWLGTEKENGGWTPHLHFQVMLDLLGNKFDFPGVARPSQIDVWKSICPNANCFFDVPELEPILVKTNEELIQYRKAHLGKGLSLQYKIPIKMVRGDGAYLLDQYGQKYLDTVNNVAHVGHEHPMVVKAGQNQMAILNTNSRYLNERINAFAAELLKTLPKELSVVHFVNSGSEANELALRILKTATGEKDIIASEVGYHGNTNACIDISSYKFDGKGGSGVPEHTHIFPLPDAFRGKYRGNDAGVHYAQEVEKQIAKVQAKNRNIAGLIIEPIISCGGQVVLPTGFLKAAYAAVRKAGGYCISDEVQVGCGRVGKAFWGFQLHDVVPDIVTIGKPLGNGHPLAAVVCTRQLADKFANGMEYFNTFGGNPVSCAIGLEVLRTVKREALQENAFTVGQYLKDALRKLALQYPIIGDVRGEGLFLGFELVDQELTPLSQKADYLANRMKEHKILMSVDGPQNNVLKIKPPMVFGIEHAKELIKRLEKIFQEDFMVA, from the coding sequence ATGAAAGGGAAATACACTCTGTTAGAAGTTCCGATAGAGGACGCGAGGCAGGTCGCGTTAGAATTTTATGGTATAGAGGGAAACTTGACGCGTCTGGAAGGTGAACTAGATTTTAATTTTAAAATTACAACAGCGAACAAGGAAAAATATATCCTAAAAATAAGTCGTCCTAATCCTGATGTCAATCAGTTGCATTTTCAACAAGAATTGCTCAAGTACGTTGCAAATAATAAAGAAGTTGCTGCTCCTCGACTTGTATTGAATGTAGATGGAGACGGAATAAGTGTGTTGTCGGATGAACAAGGGCAATTACGTATGGCTCGACTATTGACGTGGACAGAAGGACGACTGTGGTCTAGTGTCAATCCTCAAACCGATGCATTGCGCTATCAATTGGGACAAAAGGCTGGAGCACTGACAAAAGCCTTGGAAGGTTTTGAGCATCCTCAGGCTCATCGAATATTGGAATGGGATAATGCTCAAGTGGATTGGGTTTACGACTATTTAGATTTATTTGAAGGTCACCAGCGTGCATTAATGGAGCATTTTCATCAACTTATAAAAGTTCGACTACCCGCATTACAAACATTGCGCAAAGGGGTTATTCATAATGATATTAATGATAATAACATTGTTGTTACGAATGAGGTGAAAAATCCTAGTGTAGTTGCTCTAATTGATTATGGAGATGCTATTTATACACCTATTATCAATGATTTGGGGGTAGCAGGAATGTACCTTCCAACGGGGCAACCAGATGCTTTAGCTGCGATTTTACCTTTTGTAAAAGGTTATCATGAAGCCTATCCTTTGCAAGCCAAGGAATTAGCGTTGTTGTACAGCTCAGTTGCAATGCGTTTGGTTATCAGCTTGACCAAAGCGAAGATAAATCAACAAAAAGAGCCAGACAATCCGTACCACCAGATTAGTGTAAAAGCAGGATGGAAGGTGTTGGAGCAATGGTATCAACTTAATGAGTCTTTTGCAACTTATAGTTTTAGATCGGTTTGCGGATTAACAGCACATCCGAACGAGTTTGATTTTCTTGCTTGGGCAAAAAAGAGTACTTGGAAACTAACGACACTTTTTCCTAGTGTGTCAACGGCAAAAGTAGGACGAGTAGACTTGGGCTTGGAAAGTACTTTAATAGGACAAAAAGATGATTTTGACAATGTAGCTTGGATGAATTATCGCTTGTCAGAACTTGCTCAAGAGCAATCAAGTACAATCTTGGCAGGAGGTTATTTAGAATCGAGATTCTTGTATACGACCAATGCTTATAGAGAGGAAGGAAACAATGGATATGAATACAGAAGTATTCATTTGGGAACAGATTTTTGGTTGCCAGCAAATACTCCTGTGCATTGTATTGCGTCAGGGGAGGTAGTTTCTGTTTATAATAATGGAAATGAAAAAGATTATGGACCAACCATTATCATCAAGCATTTTTATGGAGGACAGAAATGCTTTTATACATTGTATGGACATTTGTCAAAGAAAAGTTTGACACAAGTCAAAGTTGGACAACAACTGGCGCAAGGTACATTAATCGGTTGGCTAGGAACAGAAAAAGAGAATGGTGGCTGGACACCTCATTTGCATTTCCAAGTAATGCTAGACTTGTTAGGAAACAAGTTTGACTTTCCTGGTGTTGCTCGTCCATCCCAAATTGATGTATGGAAGTCCATCTGCCCTAATGCCAATTGCTTTTTTGATGTGCCAGAATTAGAACCTATTTTAGTAAAAACAAATGAAGAACTAATTCAATATCGAAAGGCACATTTAGGAAAAGGGCTCAGTCTGCAATATAAAATTCCTATCAAAATGGTGCGGGGAGATGGTGCATATCTCTTGGATCAGTATGGTCAAAAGTACTTGGATACTGTAAATAATGTAGCACATGTTGGACACGAACATCCTATGGTTGTTAAGGCAGGACAAAACCAAATGGCGATTTTGAACACCAATTCTCGCTACTTAAATGAGCGAATCAATGCTTTTGCCGCGGAGTTGTTAAAGACCCTTCCTAAAGAACTTTCGGTTGTACACTTTGTCAATTCAGGAAGTGAAGCCAATGAATTGGCTCTACGAATACTTAAAACGGCTACGGGGGAAAAAGACATTATTGCCTCGGAGGTTGGTTATCACGGAAATACCAATGCCTGTATTGATATTAGTTCTTATAAATTTGATGGCAAAGGAGGGAGTGGAGTCCCTGAGCATACGCACATATTTCCGCTTCCAGACGCTTTTCGAGGAAAATACAGAGGTAATGATGCTGGTGTACATTATGCTCAAGAGGTAGAAAAGCAAATTGCCAAAGTGCAGGCTAAAAATAGAAATATTGCAGGGCTAATTATCGAACCAATTATTAGTTGTGGTGGGCAAGTAGTTTTACCAACGGGATTTCTTAAGGCTGCTTATGCTGCTGTTCGAAAAGCAGGAGGCTATTGCATATCTGATGAAGTTCAGGTAGGATGTGGAAGGGTTGGAAAAGCATTCTGGGGATTTCAATTGCATGATGTAGTACCAGATATTGTAACAATAGGCAAGCCCTTAGGCAATGGTCACCCTCTGGCAGCAGTCGTTTGTACGCGCCAATTAGCTGATAAATTTGCCAACGGGATGGAGTATTTTAATACTTTTGGAGGGAACCCTGTTTCTTGCGCGATTGGTTTGGAGGTGTTGCGGACGGTAAAACGAGAAGCTTTGCAAGAAAATGCCTTTACTGTTGGGCAATACTTGAAAGATGCTTTGCGAAAGTTAGCGCTTCAATATCCCATTATAGGAGATGTTCGAGGAGAAGGATTATTTTTAGGGTTTGAATTGGTCGATCAAGAACTGACCCCCTTGTCTCAAAAAGCAGATTACCTCGCAAATAGAATGAAAGAGCATAAAATCTTAATGAGTGTAGACGGTCCTCAAAACAATGTTCTAAAAATCAAACCCCCAATGGTCTTTGGTATAGAACATGCGAAGGAATTAATCAAACGGCTAGAAAAAATATTTCAAGAAGATTTTATGGTAGCATAA
- the mqnC gene encoding cyclic dehypoxanthinyl futalosine synthase — translation MQVDNLLQRALKLEYLTAEEGVFLFENATTAELMYVGNKIKQHHVPHNKVTWIIDRNSNTTNVCIANCKFCNFYRRPKHGEAYVTTIPEYKQKIDELFKYGGEQLLLQGGHHPDLGLDFYTNLFKELKTLYPNLKLHALGPPEIAHIAKLEQASHTEVLQALKEAGLDSLPGAGAEILNDRVRRRISRGKCSGREWLEVMEAAHQLDITTSATMMFGHIETNYERMEHMVWTREVQDKKPAHAKGFLAFISWPFMDEDTILKRLVNKRGTYTGDEYIRMVAMSRIMMPNIVNIQASWLTVGKQVAQACLHAGANDFGSIMIEENVVSAAGAAFRFTADGIQKAIKEAGFEPQLRNQQYEYRELPKNIIQQQLDTTTMIVD, via the coding sequence ATGCAGGTAGATAATTTGCTTCAACGTGCCTTAAAATTAGAATACTTAACAGCTGAAGAAGGAGTATTTTTATTTGAAAATGCCACAACAGCAGAATTAATGTATGTTGGCAACAAAATAAAACAACACCATGTCCCGCACAATAAAGTGACTTGGATTATTGATCGCAATTCTAATACAACCAATGTTTGTATTGCCAATTGTAAATTTTGCAACTTTTATCGTAGACCCAAGCACGGCGAGGCTTATGTGACTACTATTCCTGAGTACAAACAGAAAATAGATGAGTTGTTTAAATATGGTGGTGAACAACTTTTACTGCAAGGAGGGCATCACCCTGATTTGGGGCTCGATTTTTATACCAATTTATTTAAAGAACTAAAAACACTCTACCCCAACCTAAAGTTACACGCCTTAGGACCTCCAGAAATTGCGCATATTGCAAAATTAGAACAAGCAAGCCATACAGAAGTACTTCAAGCTTTAAAAGAAGCTGGTTTAGACTCTTTGCCTGGCGCTGGAGCAGAAATACTAAACGACCGAGTACGCCGAAGAATATCTCGCGGTAAATGCTCTGGTCGAGAATGGTTAGAGGTGATGGAAGCAGCTCATCAATTGGATATTACCACTAGCGCTACTATGATGTTTGGGCATATTGAAACCAATTATGAGCGAATGGAACACATGGTTTGGACTAGAGAGGTTCAAGATAAAAAACCTGCACATGCAAAAGGTTTCTTGGCGTTTATTTCTTGGCCATTTATGGACGAAGATACCATCTTGAAACGCTTGGTCAATAAGCGTGGTACCTATACTGGAGACGAATACATCCGCATGGTTGCGATGAGTCGAATTATGATGCCTAACATTGTCAATATACAAGCTTCTTGGCTAACAGTTGGCAAACAAGTAGCTCAAGCCTGTTTGCATGCAGGTGCCAATGACTTTGGTTCCATTATGATAGAAGAAAACGTTGTGTCAGCTGCTGGTGCGGCATTCCGCTTTACTGCTGATGGCATTCAAAAAGCGATCAAAGAGGCTGGTTTTGAGCCTCAGCTGCGCAATCAACAGTATGAGTATCGTGAACTGCCTAAAAACATTATTCAACAACAACTCGATACCACTACAATGATTGTAGATTAG
- a CDS encoding THUMP domain-containing protein, with translation MTNEYIAKTFLGLEGVLEKELQDLGAKRTKKLSRAVAFDADTALLYKANLHLRTALRILHPLDTETVKNQNQLYNFAHSINWLRWFTPKQTFAVRAKTIKAPAFNNSTFVALKVKDAIVDQFRRLGGARPSIDKNTPDILIDVIVFNDKCTISIDSSGESLHRRGYRESGHRAPLNEVLAAGMVLLSGWDINTPLIDPFCGSGTILTEAATYAYNIAPNIKREKFGFSAWKNFDAKLWEQVWLEAKVAKRDFEGTIIGSDISPKIIQHAREHVVAAGVDDCIRLSSKDFTERRIPKGPGTIIANPPYGERLTFADVEALYQAIGDKLKTDCAGYNAWLISSVKNFNRFIGLRPSKKIQLFNGGLECQYMKFEMYQGSRRTDKQK, from the coding sequence ATGACAAATGAATATATAGCCAAAACCTTTTTGGGTTTGGAAGGTGTTTTGGAAAAAGAATTGCAAGATTTGGGGGCTAAACGTACTAAAAAACTATCTAGAGCCGTTGCTTTTGATGCCGATACAGCACTATTATATAAAGCTAACTTGCACTTGAGAACTGCTTTGAGAATTCTACATCCATTAGATACAGAGACTGTGAAAAATCAAAATCAGTTGTATAACTTTGCTCATAGTATCAATTGGTTGCGGTGGTTTACCCCAAAACAGACCTTTGCCGTTAGAGCAAAAACGATTAAAGCACCAGCGTTTAATAATTCTACTTTTGTTGCTTTAAAAGTGAAAGATGCTATTGTGGATCAATTTAGACGTTTGGGAGGGGCACGTCCTTCTATTGATAAGAATACCCCAGATATTCTGATTGATGTGATTGTTTTTAACGATAAATGTACAATTTCCATTGATAGCTCAGGGGAGTCATTACATCGTCGAGGTTATCGAGAAAGCGGTCATCGTGCTCCTTTAAATGAAGTACTAGCAGCAGGAATGGTTTTATTATCAGGCTGGGATATTAATACACCTTTAATCGATCCTTTTTGTGGTTCTGGAACAATTTTGACCGAAGCAGCTACCTATGCTTATAATATAGCTCCCAATATCAAACGGGAAAAATTTGGCTTTTCTGCTTGGAAAAATTTCGATGCTAAATTGTGGGAACAGGTTTGGTTAGAAGCCAAAGTAGCCAAACGAGATTTTGAAGGAACGATTATTGGATCGGATATTTCGCCTAAAATTATTCAACATGCTAGAGAACACGTAGTTGCAGCAGGAGTAGATGACTGCATTCGATTGTCCTCTAAAGATTTTACAGAACGACGCATTCCTAAAGGTCCGGGAACAATTATTGCCAACCCTCCTTATGGAGAACGACTAACTTTTGCAGATGTGGAAGCATTATACCAAGCAATTGGAGATAAACTAAAGACAGATTGTGCAGGATATAATGCTTGGTTAATTAGTTCGGTCAAAAATTTTAATCGCTTTATTGGCTTAAGACCTTCTAAGAAAATACAGTTATTTAATGGGGGGCTAGAATGTCAATATATGAAATTTGAAATGTACCAAGGATCTAGACGTACCGATAAGCAAAAATAG
- a CDS encoding DUF547 domain-containing protein: MKQLLALIIVACCAMNGAYGQDLNGFFKDADAFFAKNVSQNKIKYGAIKQNPDELTALTNFIASADVSAYSDKELEAFYINSYNLLVIKTVVDHYPIAQPLDVPGFFDGIKQKVAGKKMTLNNFEQKELLQRYKDPRLHFVLVCAAVSCPPIADFAYMPNQLEDQLEARTKSAINDGVFIKVDDFAGKVEISQIFDWYASDFKPNATAFIKKYKTTPLPSDVKPTYYAYDWSLNDAGGATTGGTGANAVEKKTDFEPIIAAATMPKNTFELNTFHTLYTSNYGDKEFGNRGSYFSSLFLFSYGISGRFDIGWDFIFKSYRANDLFNSSPFRALEFRRGVDSVVTPGGTKMQAIYDFGLTHLGPRVRFSPFKKIGLSFEQAFYFPITGIPANNTVDPALYWVTQFYYDKQFNSKFGLFIALTFWQPIHPGQQFKFQVPYLKAFFSWYTTKRFTLYATTTTFTEWGLGAKFLITPQFEVQALYTYYVPIPGLADIYTGSGAKNVMTFNLGIRYRTSVRVK; the protein is encoded by the coding sequence ATGAAACAATTATTAGCATTAATCATAGTTGCTTGTTGTGCAATGAATGGTGCATATGGGCAAGATTTAAATGGTTTTTTTAAAGATGCAGATGCTTTTTTTGCCAAAAATGTTAGCCAAAATAAAATAAAGTATGGTGCAATTAAGCAGAATCCAGATGAATTAACTGCTTTGACTAACTTCATTGCTTCGGCAGATGTTTCAGCATATTCTGATAAGGAACTAGAAGCTTTTTATATTAATAGTTATAATTTATTGGTCATTAAGACGGTTGTTGATCATTATCCAATTGCTCAACCCTTAGACGTCCCAGGTTTTTTTGATGGAATTAAACAAAAAGTAGCTGGAAAAAAGATGACTTTGAATAATTTCGAACAAAAAGAATTATTACAAAGATATAAAGATCCTCGGTTACACTTTGTCCTAGTCTGTGCGGCTGTAAGTTGCCCACCTATTGCAGATTTTGCTTATATGCCCAATCAGTTAGAAGATCAATTGGAAGCACGTACCAAGTCAGCGATCAATGATGGGGTATTTATTAAAGTCGATGATTTTGCAGGAAAAGTAGAGATTTCTCAGATTTTTGATTGGTATGCCTCAGATTTTAAACCCAATGCTACTGCATTTATCAAGAAATATAAAACAACCCCTTTGCCAAGCGATGTAAAACCTACTTACTATGCTTATGATTGGAGTTTAAACGATGCGGGAGGAGCAACAACAGGTGGTACAGGTGCTAATGCAGTCGAGAAAAAAACAGATTTTGAGCCAATTATTGCCGCGGCAACAATGCCCAAGAATACATTTGAATTAAATACGTTTCATACCCTTTATACGTCTAATTATGGGGATAAAGAGTTTGGGAATAGAGGGTCTTATTTTTCGAGTTTATTTTTGTTCTCTTATGGTATTTCTGGACGTTTTGATATCGGATGGGACTTTATATTCAAGTCATACCGTGCCAATGATTTGTTTAATAGTTCCCCATTCCGTGCATTAGAATTTAGAAGAGGGGTTGACAGTGTGGTCACTCCAGGAGGAACCAAAATGCAAGCAATTTATGATTTTGGTTTGACACATTTGGGACCAAGAGTGCGTTTTTCTCCGTTCAAAAAAATAGGCTTGTCTTTTGAACAGGCGTTTTATTTTCCGATTACAGGAATACCTGCTAACAATACTGTTGATCCTGCTTTGTATTGGGTGACACAGTTTTATTACGACAAGCAGTTTAATTCTAAGTTTGGATTATTTATCGCATTAACCTTTTGGCAGCCTATCCATCCTGGACAACAATTTAAGTTTCAAGTACCTTATCTAAAAGCATTTTTTAGTTGGTACACTACCAAGCGATTTACATTGTATGCGACAACAACAACATTTACAGAATGGGGACTTGGAGCAAAGTTTTTGATTACGCCACAATTTGAAGTACAGGCATTGTACACGTATTATGTGCCGATTCCAGGTTTGGCAGATATTTATACAGGGAGTGGCGCGAAAAATGTCATGACATTTAATTTAGGAATTCGCTACAGAACATCTGTTCGTGTGAAATAA
- a CDS encoding DUF547 domain-containing protein, whose protein sequence is MKQILLFLTLLLFSLPSVKAQNLEQFFEQSHTFFLNYAHHNHVQYKKLQQDPKTLHILVNHIAKMDLSKAKKSTQKAFFINAYNLLVISSIVKHYPIASPNEVVTFWDEIEHTVAEKNYTLEVLKKHILETFRDPLLHLVLVDGAISSAPIVDYAYVPTEIDNQLEQRAIVLLNDPKYIQYNEDLNEVKLPLMFKMNRLDFGASTIDFINQYRVRKLPREVQVIYANYDWRLNGFYEDTNTTLKKKEKKVGYSPSLQVITLPKGSLELMFFNSLYTVTYGDENYGTRNSYYNGYFSAFYGVTGKLDIGATFLLRSSIENDRFNASPFKTFAFERSTISVNSRASGPYTDWGLSHVGLNVRFAPFKNFNMSFEQGFMFPIQNLPKENTVDNKLYSVTQVYYSHSFTSQTQLFLALTFWQPISIGNEFKFQLPLLRGFFNYFVTPRFSAFVTTMYLLEWGVGVKYMLTPKLEIQGMYSYYIPIPGIYDIVSPGANTIMTYNLGLRYRF, encoded by the coding sequence ATGAAACAGATTCTTCTTTTTTTGACACTTTTATTATTCAGTTTACCTAGTGTAAAAGCACAAAACTTGGAACAGTTTTTTGAGCAATCGCATACTTTTTTCTTAAATTATGCTCATCATAATCATGTGCAGTACAAAAAACTACAACAAGATCCTAAAACATTACATATTTTAGTCAACCATATTGCTAAAATGGACTTGAGTAAGGCTAAAAAATCAACGCAAAAGGCCTTTTTTATCAATGCCTATAATTTATTAGTCATAAGTTCCATTGTCAAACATTATCCAATTGCTTCCCCTAATGAAGTAGTAACGTTTTGGGATGAAATAGAACATACTGTTGCAGAGAAAAATTATACGCTAGAGGTGTTAAAAAAGCATATATTGGAAACCTTTAGAGATCCGTTGTTACATTTAGTATTGGTAGATGGTGCGATTAGTAGTGCGCCAATTGTAGACTATGCTTATGTGCCAACTGAGATAGATAACCAATTAGAACAACGAGCTATTGTATTATTAAATGATCCCAAATACATTCAATATAATGAGGATTTGAACGAAGTAAAACTTCCTTTAATGTTTAAGATGAATCGTTTGGATTTTGGAGCATCTACCATTGATTTTATCAACCAATATCGGGTAAGAAAACTTCCTAGAGAGGTGCAGGTAATTTACGCTAACTATGATTGGAGATTGAATGGATTTTATGAGGATACCAATACAACCTTAAAGAAAAAAGAAAAAAAAGTAGGTTATTCGCCCTCTTTACAAGTAATTACCCTGCCTAAGGGAAGTTTAGAGCTGATGTTTTTTAATAGCTTATACACCGTTACATATGGAGATGAGAATTATGGTACGAGAAACTCTTATTATAATGGCTACTTTAGTGCATTTTATGGCGTGACAGGAAAATTAGATATAGGTGCGACTTTTTTGTTGCGCTCTTCTATCGAAAATGATCGTTTTAATGCTTCGCCTTTCAAAACATTTGCATTTGAGCGCAGTACAATCAGCGTGAATTCTAGAGCATCAGGGCCATACACCGATTGGGGATTGTCGCACGTTGGTTTAAACGTCCGTTTTGCTCCTTTTAAGAATTTTAATATGTCTTTCGAACAAGGATTTATGTTTCCAATACAAAATCTGCCGAAAGAAAACACGGTTGATAATAAGTTGTATAGTGTGACACAAGTTTACTACAGCCATTCTTTTACTTCGCAAACACAGTTGTTTTTGGCATTGACCTTTTGGCAACCAATTAGCATAGGAAACGAGTTTAAATTTCAATTACCTTTGTTAAGAGGTTTTTTCAACTACTTTGTAACGCCAAGATTTTCTGCCTTTGTGACGACAATGTACTTGCTAGAATGGGGAGTAGGAGTAAAATATATGTTGACTCCGAAACTAGAAATACAAGGGATGTATAGTTATTACATACCAATACCAGGAATATATGATATTGTGTCTCCTGGTGCGAATACTATTATGACTTATAATCTAGGGTTGAGATATAGGTTTTAG